A section of the Alphaproteobacteria bacterium genome encodes:
- the hisC gene encoding histidinol-phosphate transaminase: MTADSRKKTGGPGPVVKPGIMEIAPYQGGKARIAGRARAIKLSANEGALGPSPKAMAAFAAAAPDLHRYPDGSSRILRSAISRFSGLDMERIVCGAGSDELLLLLMRAYAGLGDEVLYSAHGFLIYPIFAHSVGATPVKAEETNLTASVDALLAKVTARTRIVFLANPNNPTGSYLPTGELRRLRAGLPDHVLLVLDSAYAEYVDRDDYTAGADLVDENSNVVMTRTFSKIFGLGAMRLGWCYAPAPIVDVLNRLRPPFNTTTPGQLAGAAAMDDRDHLRRSQDHNTTWREYLGEALTGMGFRVFPSVANFVLVEFGAGATEAADRAEAALLRDGLIPRRVDHYGLPGCLRITIGQEAEMRAVVAALSRLVKDGSHVG; this comes from the coding sequence ATGACAGCGGACAGCCGGAAGAAGACCGGCGGGCCAGGCCCTGTCGTCAAACCCGGGATCATGGAAATCGCGCCCTACCAGGGGGGCAAGGCGCGGATTGCAGGGCGGGCGCGCGCGATCAAGCTATCCGCCAATGAGGGCGCGCTGGGGCCGAGCCCGAAGGCGATGGCCGCGTTCGCTGCGGCGGCACCCGACCTGCACCGCTACCCGGACGGCAGCTCGCGCATCCTGCGCTCGGCCATCAGCCGCTTCAGTGGCCTGGATATGGAGCGCATCGTTTGCGGCGCCGGGTCCGACGAATTGCTGCTGCTGCTGATGCGCGCCTATGCCGGGCTCGGGGACGAAGTACTCTACAGCGCCCACGGATTTCTCATTTACCCGATTTTCGCCCATTCCGTCGGCGCGACGCCGGTAAAGGCGGAGGAAACGAACCTCACGGCCAGCGTCGATGCGTTGCTCGCAAAAGTGACCGCGCGGACCCGGATTGTCTTTCTCGCCAATCCGAACAATCCCACGGGCAGCTATCTGCCGACGGGCGAATTGCGCCGGCTGCGCGCCGGCCTGCCCGATCACGTGCTGCTGGTGCTCGATTCGGCCTACGCTGAATATGTCGACCGTGACGACTACACTGCCGGGGCCGATCTCGTGGACGAAAACAGCAATGTCGTGATGACGCGCACTTTTTCCAAGATTTTCGGTCTGGGCGCCATGCGGCTTGGCTGGTGTTATGCGCCCGCGCCCATCGTCGATGTGCTCAACCGCCTGCGGCCGCCTTTCAATACAACGACGCCGGGCCAGCTCGCGGGGGCGGCGGCGATGGATGATCGCGATCACCTGCGCCGCAGTCAGGACCACAACACCACCTGGCGCGAGTATCTCGGCGAGGCGCTTACAGGCATGGGGTTTCGCGTTTTTCCGAGCGTAGCCAATTTCGTGCTCGTCGAATTCGGCGCCGGCGCGACCGAGGCGGCCGATCGGGCCGAGGCGGCACTGTTGCGCGACGGGCTCATCCCGCGCCGGGTGGATCATTACGGCCTGCCGGGCTGCCTGCGCATTACCATCGGGCAGGAGGCGGAAATGCGCGCGGTTGTCGCCGCCCTTAGCCGGCTGGTCAAGGACGGCTCCCATGTCGGATGA
- a CDS encoding chorismate mutase, producing MADARPALEDLRRQIDEYDDRLLEALTARAGVARYVTAAKQRAGITRTMQPGREARLMRRLVARAAGAGEEGFPVAVLARIWREIIGATLRIETDFRAVASQNARTGAGRALWDVARDHLGTAIPLEAARSDRVALAHLAAGEVTVAVLPFPSLSEDGDDTPWWVEMASLPARDIDIVARLPFVRPSPEVKTDALMVARADFQETGDDRTLVALILAADQAAAMMADTQGPGGPTLLARAPYGGTVAETICLFDLPGFVTLEDPAGAGLARWGRLVRLGGYATPLVADGAGRTDARSGS from the coding sequence ATGGCGGACGCCCGACCAGCGCTTGAAGATCTGCGGCGCCAGATTGATGAGTATGACGACCGGTTGCTCGAGGCCCTGACGGCGCGCGCGGGTGTGGCCCGCTACGTTACCGCGGCCAAGCAGCGCGCCGGCATCACCCGCACCATGCAGCCGGGCCGCGAGGCGCGGCTGATGCGGCGTCTGGTCGCCCGCGCCGCCGGGGCCGGGGAAGAGGGCTTTCCCGTCGCCGTGCTCGCCCGGATCTGGCGGGAAATCATCGGCGCCACGCTTCGGATCGAGACGGACTTCCGGGCGGTGGCAAGTCAGAATGCGCGGACGGGCGCTGGCCGCGCGCTGTGGGATGTCGCCCGTGACCATCTGGGCACGGCGATTCCGCTTGAGGCGGCCCGGAGCGATCGGGTCGCGCTCGCGCATCTCGCCGCAGGCGAGGTGACGGTCGCCGTGCTGCCCTTTCCAAGCCTCAGCGAGGATGGCGATGACACGCCGTGGTGGGTCGAGATGGCGAGCCTACCCGCGCGCGACATAGATATCGTCGCGCGGCTTCCCTTCGTGCGCCCGTCGCCGGAGGTGAAAACCGATGCGCTGATGGTCGCGCGCGCCGATTTCCAGGAGACGGGCGACGATCGCACACTGGTCGCATTGATCCTGGCGGCCGATCAGGCGGCGGCCATGATGGCGGACACGCAAGGCCCCGGAGGCCCGACGCTGCTGGCGCGCGCGCCCTATGGCGGGACGGTTGCCGAAACGATCTGCCTTTTCGATCTGCCGGGCTTCGTGACGCTCGAGGACCCGGCGGGGGCCGGACTTGCGCGTTGGGGGCGGCTGGTGCGGCTTGGCGGTTACGCCACTCCGCTTGTCGCGGATGGGGCCGGGCGGACAGACGCGAGGTCGGGGTCATGA
- a CDS encoding homoserine O-acetyltransferase, with translation MTSRAPQPQETAELAALPGHVLEVTAPLTLDSGISLAPYRIAYQTYGTLNPDKSNAILVCHALTGDQYLAEPHPLTGKPGWWSSMVGPGRTLDTERYFVISANVLGGCMGTTGPKSIDPATGQPFGLNFPVITVRDMVRAQKVVVDHLGIEKLFCVVGGSMGAMQALQWAATYPEAVFSAVPIAGAARHSAQNIAFHEVGRQAIMADPDWAQGNYLREGCNPKRGLAVARMAAHITYLSEAALHRKFGRSLQDRAGVTYGFEADFQVESYLRHQGSTFVERFDANSYLYITRAMDYFDMAAEHGGNLSEAFLETPVRFCVISFTSDWLFPTTESRAVVHALNAAAANVSFVEIETDKGHDAFLLDEPEFRSVLGGFLNGAAEHRSLAPGVVARDGAGT, from the coding sequence ATGACATCTCGCGCCCCCCAGCCACAAGAGACGGCCGAACTGGCCGCGCTGCCCGGGCATGTGCTCGAGGTCACGGCGCCGCTCACGCTCGATTCCGGTATCAGCCTCGCCCCCTACCGGATCGCCTATCAGACCTATGGCACGCTCAATCCGGACAAGTCGAACGCCATCCTGGTCTGCCATGCGCTGACCGGCGACCAGTATCTCGCCGAACCACACCCGCTGACCGGCAAGCCCGGCTGGTGGAGCAGCATGGTCGGTCCCGGCCGGACCCTCGACACCGAGCGTTATTTCGTGATTTCGGCCAACGTGCTGGGCGGGTGCATGGGGACTACCGGACCCAAGTCCATCGACCCCGCAACCGGCCAGCCCTTCGGGCTGAACTTTCCGGTCATTACCGTACGCGACATGGTGCGCGCGCAAAAGGTGGTGGTCGACCATCTCGGGATCGAGAAACTGTTTTGCGTGGTCGGCGGCTCCATGGGCGCGATGCAGGCCCTGCAATGGGCCGCAACCTATCCGGAAGCCGTTTTTTCGGCCGTGCCCATCGCCGGGGCGGCGCGCCACTCGGCGCAGAACATCGCCTTTCATGAGGTCGGCCGGCAGGCCATCATGGCCGACCCCGACTGGGCGCAGGGCAATTATCTGAGGGAAGGGTGCAACCCCAAGCGCGGCCTGGCCGTGGCCCGTATGGCGGCACATATCACCTACCTGTCGGAGGCGGCCCTGCACCGCAAGTTCGGCCGCTCGCTCCAGGACCGGGCCGGGGTGACTTACGGCTTTGAAGCCGATTTCCAGGTTGAAAGCTACCTGCGCCACCAGGGCAGCACGTTTGTCGAGCGGTTTGACGCAAACTCGTATCTCTATATCACGCGGGCCATGGATTATTTCGACATGGCGGCGGAGCATGGCGGCAACCTGTCCGAAGCCTTCCTCGAAACGCCGGTGCGGTTCTGCGTCATCTCCTTTACCAGCGACTGGCTGTTCCCCACGACGGAAAGCCGGGCTGTCGTCCACGCGCTCAACGCAGCCGCGGCGAATGTCAGCTTTGTCGAGATTGAGACCGACAAGGGGCATGACGCGTTCCTTCTGGATGAGCCGGAATTCCGCTCCGTTCTGGGGGGATTCCTGAATGGCGCGGCCGAACATCGGAGCCTTGCGCCGGGCGTGGTGGCGCGCGACGGGGCCGGCACATGA
- the metW gene encoding methionine biosynthesis protein MetW — MRDPRSAIQAGSANAGRAGNPAAAPRDTRRALARADLRLIADVIRSGSRVLDVGCGDGKLLDYLVHHKQVDGRGIELSQAGVNACVAGGLSVIQGDADTDLRDYPSDSFDYVVLGQTIQATRDPYNVLREMLRIGRHAIVSIRNAGYWRTRLQLLLTGRMPVTDATAEAWYDNSDIHMCTIADFVGLCRDLGARIEHAYILNGGKPLRAVGPMSGLGNFLGREALFMLSRE; from the coding sequence ATGAGAGACCCCCGGTCAGCAATCCAGGCCGGTTCCGCGAATGCCGGGCGTGCCGGGAATCCCGCCGCCGCCCCGCGCGACACAAGGCGCGCGCTTGCCCGCGCCGATCTGCGTCTCATCGCCGACGTGATCCGGTCCGGCAGCCGTGTGCTCGACGTCGGCTGCGGCGATGGCAAGCTGCTCGATTACCTGGTCCACCACAAGCAGGTGGACGGACGTGGCATCGAGCTCAGCCAGGCGGGGGTGAACGCGTGCGTCGCGGGCGGTCTTTCGGTGATCCAGGGCGACGCCGACACGGATCTGCGTGATTACCCGTCGGACTCGTTCGATTACGTGGTTTTGGGACAAACGATTCAGGCCACGCGCGACCCGTATAACGTGCTCAGGGAAATGCTGCGGATCGGACGGCACGCCATTGTCTCGATCCGCAACGCAGGATACTGGCGCACGCGACTGCAATTGCTCCTGACCGGTCGCATGCCGGTCACTGATGCGACGGCCGAGGCGTGGTACGACAATTCCGATATCCACATGTGCACCATCGCCGATTTCGTCGGTCTCTGCCGTGATCTGGGCGCCAGAATCGAACATGCCTACATCCTGAACGGTGGCAAGCCGCTTCGGGCCGTCGGCCCGATGAGCGGGCTCGGCAATTTTCTCGGCCGGGAAGCCCTCTTTATGCTGAGTCGCGAGTAG
- a CDS encoding methyltransferase domain-containing protein — translation MHLDVIDLKEFYDSRLGRIARRFLRRRLRAIWPDLRGERLLGLGYATPYLRPFLDEAERTFAIMPSAQGVLHWPVEGPNRTALAASDQLPLPDRAMDRILLVHELEAADHISHLLRESWRVLADSGRLVLIVPNRRGLWGRFDHTPFGAGRPFSTGQTTRLLRDTMFQPISVETALFVPPIRSRVFLSTAPLWEKIGQRFFATFGGAVIVEARKQLYAMTGVEARATRRRRALKAATGVRGAGATRDSA, via the coding sequence ATGCATCTCGACGTCATCGATCTCAAGGAGTTCTATGACAGCCGGCTGGGCCGGATCGCCCGGCGTTTCCTGCGCCGCCGGCTGCGCGCAATCTGGCCCGATCTTCGCGGCGAGCGCCTTCTCGGCCTGGGCTACGCGACGCCCTATCTTCGACCCTTTCTCGATGAGGCCGAACGCACTTTCGCCATCATGCCGTCCGCCCAGGGCGTGCTTCACTGGCCGGTCGAAGGGCCAAACCGGACGGCGCTGGCGGCGAGCGACCAGCTTCCCCTGCCCGATCGCGCGATGGATCGGATCCTGCTCGTGCACGAACTGGAGGCGGCGGATCACATCTCGCATCTTCTGCGTGAATCGTGGCGCGTGCTTGCCGATTCGGGCCGGCTCGTCCTGATCGTGCCCAACCGGCGCGGGCTGTGGGGCCGATTCGATCACACACCCTTTGGCGCCGGCCGGCCCTTCAGCACGGGCCAGACGACCCGGCTCCTGCGCGATACCATGTTCCAGCCCATCTCGGTCGAGACGGCCCTCTTCGTGCCGCCAATCCGATCGCGGGTCTTCCTTTCGACCGCCCCGCTCTGGGAGAAAATCGGCCAGCGTTTCTTTGCCACCTTTGGCGGGGCCGTGATTGTCGAGGCCCGCAAGCAGCTTTACGCCATGACCGGCGTGGAGGCCCGCGCCACGCGCCGCCGGCGCGCGCTCAAGGCGGCGACCGGCGTTCGCGGCGCCGGTGCTACTCGCGACTCAGCATAA
- the phbB gene encoding acetoacetyl-CoA reductase — MTRTAVVTGGTRGIGGAISRALRDAGYKVAASYHANDEAASAFVEETGVAVYKFDISDFEACQQSIAKITEEIGPVDVLVNNAGITRDATLHRMGHEDWQAVLDTNLGSCFNMCRAVIDGMRARNFGRIVNIGSINGQAGQYGQVNYAAAKSGIHGFTKALAQEGAPKGITVNAITPGYIDTDMVRAVPEKVLEKIVERIPVGRLGDASEIARGVVFLVADEAGFITGSTLSINGGQHMY; from the coding sequence ATGACGAGGACGGCGGTGGTCACAGGCGGTACGCGGGGCATCGGTGGGGCAATCTCACGGGCGCTTCGGGATGCGGGCTACAAGGTTGCCGCCAGTTATCACGCCAATGATGAAGCGGCGTCGGCCTTCGTCGAGGAAACCGGTGTCGCCGTCTACAAGTTCGACATTTCCGATTTCGAGGCGTGCCAGCAATCGATTGCGAAGATTACCGAAGAAATCGGCCCCGTCGATGTGCTCGTCAACAATGCCGGAATCACGCGGGATGCCACGCTGCACCGGATGGGCCACGAAGACTGGCAGGCGGTCCTCGATACCAATCTCGGATCCTGCTTCAATATGTGCCGCGCGGTGATCGATGGAATGCGCGCCCGGAATTTCGGGCGCATTGTCAATATCGGTTCGATCAACGGGCAGGCCGGGCAATATGGGCAGGTCAACTATGCCGCCGCCAAATCCGGCATTCACGGTTTCACCAAGGCGCTGGCCCAGGAAGGTGCGCCCAAGGGCATCACTGTCAACGCTATCACGCCGGGCTATATCGATACCGACATGGTTCGCGCCGTGCCGGAAAAGGTGCTGGAAAAAATCGTCGAGCGCATTCCGGTGGGCCGGCTGGGTGACGCGAGCGAGATTGCCCGGGGTGTCGTTTTTCTCGTTGCCGACGAGGCCGGCTTCATCACCGGCTCGACTCTCTCGATCAACGGCGGCCAGCACATGTATTAG
- a CDS encoding acetyl-CoA C-acetyltransferase — protein MDDIVIAGAARTAIGNLGGGLSTVPAHYLGETVIREVLGRAKVTAEDIDEVIMGQIYSAGQGQNPARQAAVNAGIPIDRTAFGINQLCGSGLRSVALAYQALRLGDAHIMVAGGQESMSQAPHVAHLRSGHKLGNVELTDSMLKDGLLDAFYGYHMGNTAENIAREWQLTREEQDNFALRSQAKAEAAQKAGRFKEEIVPVTIPSRKGDIVVDADEFPRHGTTIENLAKLRPAFDRDGTVTAGNASGINDGAAALVLMSRAEAEKRGTAPLARIVSWATAGVDPKIMGTGPIPATRRALEKAGWAIDDLDLIEANEAFAAQTCAVAKELGWNGEKVNVNGGAIALGHPVGASGARVLVTLLYEMQKRDAKKGLATLCIGGGMGIAMCVERD, from the coding sequence ATGGACGATATCGTCATCGCGGGCGCGGCCCGCACAGCCATCGGCAATCTCGGCGGCGGCCTCAGCACCGTGCCGGCGCATTATCTGGGCGAGACCGTGATCCGCGAGGTTCTGGGCCGCGCCAAGGTCACCGCCGAGGATATCGACGAGGTCATCATGGGGCAGATCTACAGTGCCGGCCAGGGACAGAATCCGGCGCGGCAGGCCGCCGTCAACGCGGGCATTCCGATCGACCGCACGGCCTTCGGGATCAACCAGCTTTGCGGCTCAGGCCTGCGCAGCGTGGCGTTGGCTTACCAGGCGCTGCGTCTCGGAGATGCGCATATCATGGTGGCAGGCGGACAGGAAAGCATGAGTCAGGCGCCGCATGTCGCCCATCTGCGCAGCGGCCACAAACTCGGCAATGTCGAACTCACCGATTCCATGCTGAAAGACGGACTGCTTGACGCGTTTTACGGCTATCACATGGGGAACACCGCCGAAAACATCGCGCGCGAGTGGCAGTTGACGCGTGAGGAGCAGGACAATTTCGCCCTTCGTTCTCAGGCCAAGGCGGAGGCCGCGCAAAAGGCGGGGCGTTTCAAGGAAGAGATCGTGCCGGTGACGATCCCCAGTCGGAAAGGGGATATCGTCGTTGACGCCGACGAGTTTCCACGCCACGGCACGACCATTGAAAATCTCGCCAAGCTGCGTCCGGCCTTCGACAGGGACGGGACCGTCACGGCCGGCAACGCGTCCGGTATCAATGATGGCGCGGCCGCCCTGGTACTCATGTCCCGGGCGGAGGCGGAAAAGCGCGGCACGGCACCGCTCGCCCGGATCGTTTCCTGGGCTACGGCCGGGGTCGATCCCAAAATCATGGGGACCGGGCCGATCCCGGCGACGCGCCGGGCGCTCGAGAAAGCCGGCTGGGCGATCGACGACCTCGATTTGATCGAGGCCAACGAGGCGTTCGCGGCGCAGACCTGCGCGGTTGCCAAGGAGCTCGGCTGGAACGGGGAGAAGGTCAACGTGAATGGCGGCGCCATCGCCCTCGGCCATCCCGTCGGCGCGTCCGGCGCCCGGGTCCTGGTGACACTGCTATACGAAATGCAGAAACGCGACGCCAAGAAAGGACTGGCCACTCTGTGCATCGGCGGCGGCATGGGCATCGCCATGTGCGTGGAGCGCGACTGA
- a CDS encoding alpha/beta fold hydrolase gives MTGPPSPPDPPAHAAAPRPLGLHLWVGAMTWMSSPGASIALKSASHIWSEVARAAEKNRPAPGPEADGPSPSEWARLAHRVAGVDGVNLARAVEAEARRRFATFLAGVRRYQGAARPARFSAGSAGPEPFRREGTTTVWDYGGTGQPVLLIPSLVNRAYILDLNEEASLCRYLRRQGFRVFLVDWDAPGELEMGFDLDDYIARRLGDVLERIAVAAGCPVPLVGYCMGGNLALALALRKPAHVAGVSLLATPWDFRTPDGGPTIPPAVLAALAPMIERLGHLPVDGLQSLFALLDPQLVLRKFAAFAALENSDRLRDFLHLEDWLNDGVALAGKVAKECLLGWYGENTPAEGRWRVAGVTVDPSRLEVPTQVMIPAKDRIVPPPSARALARQLPSGAEVLTPSLGHIGMIVGRRAPAQVWAPLSRWLGEIGRS, from the coding sequence ATGACGGGACCGCCGTCACCCCCCGATCCGCCGGCGCACGCGGCCGCGCCCCGGCCGCTGGGGTTGCACCTCTGGGTGGGGGCCATGACCTGGATGAGCTCGCCCGGCGCCTCGATCGCCTTGAAGAGCGCCTCGCACATCTGGAGCGAAGTGGCCAGGGCCGCGGAAAAAAACCGGCCGGCGCCAGGTCCGGAGGCTGACGGACCGTCGCCGTCCGAGTGGGCAAGGCTGGCGCACCGGGTGGCCGGGGTGGACGGCGTCAATCTCGCCCGCGCCGTCGAGGCCGAGGCGCGCCGCCGGTTCGCCACTTTTCTCGCCGGTGTCAGGCGTTATCAGGGCGCCGCGCGGCCGGCCAGATTTTCCGCCGGGTCCGCCGGACCCGAGCCCTTCCGGCGCGAGGGGACGACTACGGTCTGGGATTATGGCGGGACCGGCCAGCCGGTGCTGCTCATCCCCTCGCTCGTTAACCGCGCCTATATTCTCGACCTCAATGAAGAGGCGAGCCTGTGCCGCTACCTGCGCCGGCAGGGATTCCGGGTGTTTCTGGTCGACTGGGACGCGCCGGGCGAGTTGGAGATGGGGTTCGATCTCGACGATTACATCGCGCGCCGGCTCGGCGATGTGCTCGAGCGCATAGCGGTGGCCGCCGGTTGCCCCGTCCCGCTGGTCGGATACTGCATGGGTGGCAATCTGGCGCTCGCCCTGGCGCTGCGAAAACCGGCGCATGTCGCGGGCGTGTCCCTGCTGGCCACACCCTGGGATTTCCGGACACCCGACGGCGGGCCGACGATTCCGCCGGCGGTCCTGGCGGCGTTGGCGCCGATGATCGAACGTCTCGGGCATTTGCCCGTGGACGGCTTGCAAAGCCTCTTCGCGCTCCTGGATCCGCAACTCGTCCTGCGCAAGTTTGCGGCCTTTGCCGCGCTCGAGAATTCGGACCGGCTGCGGGATTTCCTCCATCTTGAGGACTGGCTGAATGACGGTGTGGCGCTGGCGGGCAAGGTGGCGAAGGAATGTCTGCTCGGCTGGTATGGTGAGAACACCCCGGCCGAGGGCCGCTGGCGCGTGGCCGGGGTGACGGTGGACCCGTCCCGGCTCGAGGTTCCGACCCAGGTGATGATACCGGCGAAGGACCGGATCGTCCCGCCCCCCTCGGCCCGGGCGCTGGCCCGGCAGCTTCCATCCGGGGCGGAGGTCCTCACCCCCAGCCTCGGACATATCGGCATGATCGTCGGCCGCCGGGCACCGGCGCAGGTCTGGGCGCCGCTCAGCCGCTGGCTTGGCGAGATCGGCCGGTCGTAA